CGAGAGAAACTATGTCAaatgagcagagagagagacacagttAGCGACAGAGTGAAGACAAAAACAGAAGGTCTGTTGTgcaagcctctctctctctctctctctctctctctctctcgctgggTCCTGTATGGACGGGCTACTATCAAAACACAGTGAACGCCACTGCTGATTCACTGCTATCATTTTTCCATTGTAAGAATGGAAGTTATGGAAAACACTACGGCGCTGGCGAGAACATGGTGGAcgggagatagagagagaacaAGGCCGTGTGCGGCAGAACTActggagatggagggagaaaCAAGACTCTTAAACTGTTACAGCCTTTCATTATAGCCCTGGCCTGCTCACTAAGGAAAGGAAAGTTGCACAGACACCAATTAAATGCTTTCCAAAGGCTGTTGTGGTAAACAAGTCACAGACTATGATGATATAATGTTTAATGGaaacagcatgtgtgtgtgtgtgtgtgtgggtgaacgCGTCATTCGTGGACATTAGTAGACACACTCTAAAAGTGATTATCGACTGTTCAGGTAAGGTCTTCCGCCCTGGAGATGAAGTTTGTGGTCTTTGAGGTTTGAGTTAGCGTGTCTACTTCATACAGCTATGCATTAAACTAATGTCCTTTTCAAGGCCTTATAAGGTGAATCTGTAAATGACAACTGAGAGAAATTATTACATATACATAGTCTGTCACCGTAAATGAGAACAAGACAACCTAAATCAGCAATCTAAAATTTGAAAGCTGAAGAAGCTGAACTAAAGCAGGCCTGCAGCAACAGATAACTAATAGCAAGCCCGCACCCCTGGGAAAGGGTGGAGAACAGCCTTCCTATCTGTTCACACTTCCTGTGCGTGGAACCAAACACTCGGGGTGTTGTTCCAGTGTGTTTCGGTGTACGTAACAGAAGCACGGAGAGTTGCTCTGCGTGTGTCTCTGAACTGCATCCACACCATAAGATTTACTCACGGCTCCGTCAGGCTCCTCTCCTACAGAAACGAATGGCGATGAAATAAGTGTGTGACGTGCATTCAACACTTCTCATACACTTCATCCCCCTTCATTCTACCTCCagcgctgaaggtacgaggaacacatctagactcttctgtcTTGACCCCTACcttgtggaatgaacttcccatcaaggtcagaacagcagggtcgctgagtattttcaaaactttcttatagtctgactttcataagaaaaactacaacagagtgaataaaatgattgtattcatggtttgagtcctagtgaaccagaactgactacttcattgatggtaacatgaagtATAAATACAAGCAGGGCTGCtgatgaaagaaaaacacacttgCAAGAAAGAGTTAATTGAGAAATTTGAACTAAATACTACCACACCAAATAACAATTTTAGTCCACTTGATGTACCATTAGcctacacagaaaaaaagtagTTTAGAAGTAGTTAAAAAATAGTATCCCTAATCGTGCACAGATATATATGCATCCCGTTTCTTTGTGTTACTACAAAtacattcaaacacaataaactatatcaaaaatacatttattcccGCAGCATTTATTCCTGTACTAAGTATCAACATCAGTTTAATGCTCCTCAAGAGAAAAGGCAGAAACTCACGTCTTACAGCACACACTGTGTTTGGTCGTACTCCATGTCACGCTTGTACTCCATTTGTCACAGATATCGTTGTCCTAATAACCCTGTTTTGGAATAAATTCATGGGACTTTTTTTCCATCCCAAAGTTTTCATTTCAGCTTTCCCAGCCCAACGATAGAAGCGGGCGGAGTCGGGGGCGTGGCGAGCCGTAAGTCTGTCCTATCGCGCGACACCTGGGCGCGGCGCTGTGGCCTCAAACACCGCGGCTTGACTGATTTAGATGAAGTCGAATGAAACGTTAAGAATCAGTCTCATAATTGGTCTGACCAATCAGCGTTAGGGTAAGGCGGGGCTTATCCCGGAATTGACGTCACACACTTGTGGCACCGGAGCCTCTGTCAGGAAGTCGCGTTTTAGCGGTAGCTGTAAGAAATTAGAAACTCGTATTTCTCAAGTGATGCATTTGTGCCATTAAAGGGGTTTCCCATTACATTAGGTAAGTAGCGTTTGTTGCAATATATTTTGTCTTTCAGACCATTTATTTGGAGTatttctaaattaaaaaaatattgtaaaacatCACAGTTTGAACATGGTGGTGAAGAAGAAAACTGCAAAGATTGAGGCTGTGATCCTGGACAGTGCCAAGCTAGAGAGTGTTCGTAGTAAGTAATACTTGAATAATTGTTGGTTTTTGCGGTATATTTACGTGTGAGTTAccttatgtctgtctgtctgtgtgtgtgtgtgtgtgtgtgtgtgtgtgtgtgtgtgtgtgacacagcaTCTCTGACAGCTGATGGTGATGCTGAAGTCCAGCAGCTTGCCCAGACCGTACTGGAgagtttgtctctgtctgatccGGTACAGCAGATCCAGTTAGTTAAGAAGGTATGTCAATCTAAAACCTGTTCAGATTATGCTGAGCATCAACATCTACACTAATAACTTTTGCATCATTAATCAACAATTTTTATATGTGGTCATAATTGTAAAACCCCTTTAACAGTTATTACTTACCAGATAgtctgaaaataaaacacaaggcCCGTAAATGACCCACTTCAGACTGCATGTCATAATCCACTATACTATATAAATTCTGTTAAAATGTATTGCTGTGGATCTCCAGGCAGGTGGAATGTTGGAGAAACTTCCAGAGGAATATTCTCCTCCAGAGCCGCTCCTCCTAGCCTGTCTGGATACCCTGAGCATGATTTATACTTCTCTGCAAGCCAAGAATGCTTTGAAGAGAGCTATTGGCAGGTAGGTCACGCTGACAAATATATGTCAGTCTTTGGgagataaatttttttttgttataaaatgTTCTAATAAAGTTGTTGCCGGTCTTTACACCATTCTAATGCTGTGTCTGGACACAGTGCTTTGGGATCTGTGCCAACCTGGTTGCAGGAACAGacctctgtgtgtctgtcatcATGCCTGTCTGACTGTCTGGGATCATCGTCCTCGGAATGCTACGCACACATCACAGATACCATCACGTCCTGTTTGGATGTGCTTCCAGTTGGTACGTCAAGTGGAAACCTCAGTGTCCATAATATTAATTCCTGACTCTCCTGACTCTTGTATACAGTGAgctaatgaaaatgtttttcacttaaagtacattttatcacattttcagTTTAAATGTGTGGTATTTTACAGGAGAGAGGTGTATTCAGTGTTTGTTCATTGAGGGTAAGTGTATCTGATTTATAAGAAGATACTATGTTTCtaagatttcatttttaacaagGCCAGACATCAATTTTTTGTAGCATTTGCATTGCCGTCCAAGTTGATTGACTAGAAGTAGTATTTATTTGGTGATTGTGGggatgctgctgatgatgatgatgatgatgatgattctgTTTTGAGCAGTGCTGCAGTTCTTCCAGAAAGTCTTGTGTGAATATCTTCAACTCAACAGGTACTATCACAGACTTCACCTGTCAGTTTATGCAAAACTAGTttaaaataaagacagaaaaCCTCTACTCTGTAGCATCTTGTACTGTGTAACCAGACATGTCATTTACACCAAAATGTGGCTGAACATTTGGCTggtgtgtatattttataactgaataaaaaaaaggtaattctGGTCACATTAATGAATGATAATGTTTCTAAATCGCACATAAACCATAAACATTTTGTGTAACAATAGCAGCCTTCTGGTGAAATCTTAGTCTGACAATCAATTGTGTCGCTCTCTCTTCAGAGGACTGTCTGGGCAGCATGTGGCTCAGGCTCAACTGATGCATGAATGCTTGGCTGCAGTGAAGGCCTCCATGCTGGTAATGCAAAGGTCCCAGAAGCACATCTATGACAGCTTGCAGTCAAACCTACAGCAGACGCTCAGCGGCCTTCTGGACTGTTACACCTGCATCCTCACTAATGGTGAGCTGTGAAGTATGCTCTTTACATCAGATCTAGTTCACGTTGACTGGGTAATGGATGCTTTTGTGTTGCTTTTTGCCATGTAGAGGAGTTTGTGCAGGCAGTGCAGAGCACCGCAGGAATGGCTGTGGTTCTCTTAATCAGATCTGTGTTAGCCAATGAAGAGGCAGCGGCTGTTCAGGTGAGTGTTGGGCACGttaaaaaagtaattagttATAGTTACTAACTACGTcttaaaaaaagtacattattATAAAGGTAACTAGTTACCAGGGAAAGTAATTTATAATGTTCAAATGGTACAAATGTGGATGCTGTTGCTCCGTCTCTTCCTTCGTTAGCAAAGATGACGTTGCCACGCATGGGTTTGTGCTGCTGTCTTGGCCACTAGTTTTGATGAAGCGTGAGACAATGAAAAGAGCTGCATCAGATTTAAATTGCTCGTTACCAATGCAGATAACTACTTAGTTCCAGGACATAATTAACATGTAATATATACCTTAAATTCCTAAATAGAGTGCacctatttaaatatatatttaaatttgagTCTATAAGCCACAGGTGTCCCTGTTGAAATATGAGATATTAACGTAGCAGGATGGAacaagaaagatttttttttttacacataaatgCTGGTAATATCCACAACCACATACATACCGCAAATGCTTTTTTCAGTTGTCTTCTTCAGTATCGGAATTGAACAGGCTGAATGTATGCAATTACTTAGTCATATCCTTTCTTGGTGAAAATGCAGGAACCTACCCACAAAAGTCATTGATCATTATTGCCATTGTCCCCAAGAACTGTATTTGTCCCCAAGGGGCCATTTAAgaggcacagtggagcagcaCACACATATGACAGTTGTTACAACAGATGTCTTACACAGAAACTCAAACTCAAATCTGACTGAGGGGGGAGTGTGTGATGGTAATGGTtgtaatggggggggggggttcaaaagaaggacagctttaggaacaaaggtgaccttcctcctctgtgttctcCAGTCGGGGCATTGGAGCTGGGTTTTGGAGGGGAGCCACTCAAATCAGAATTCAGcgggtgtgaggggtctcttATGATCTTGAGTGTCAGCCTGCGTGTCTGCTGGTCAAAAATGTGTGATAATGATCTCACAGGCAGTCCAATAATCTTAGAGCATTTTACGGTAAGAATGTACCATAAAATGCTCTAAGATTATTGGACTGCCTGTGAGATCCTTATTGTCATGTCTGTATTTCCACTGTAAAAATGCTACTTTTTCAACTCTCCATTGCTGtgtctctcctgtgtgtgtgtgtgtgtgtgtgtgtgtgtaaagaccCGCCCACCTCAGCCTCTGGTTTGCTTTTACCATTATTGTAGCACCATTATCATCAGTGTGcaggttatttatttaaaactgggATCTTCAGGCCGTAGAGATAGTTAATGTGTTCCAATCACTAAATctttaaatttaatttctgtTGTGAAGGATTGCACTTGAACACTATTTCCTGTATTTCGGGTATGTAAAACTTGTGGACCTGTGAATTGCTTGTGCGTGCAGGTATCGCGTCTGCTGCGCTGCTCTGTGGAGGAAGATGACTGTGCCCCCTTGTGGTTGAGTCACAGCTGTGCAGTGCTCCTCCAGACTGGTAGGCTGCCGACCTCGGCTCTGTATTTGTGCCATGGTGCCCTGGCCATGCTCAGCTGGAGGGGCAGGACTGTTGGCCATGACTGTGaggaactgctgctgctgatccCAGAGGTGCTGTTGTCCCTGGACACCAGGTGTGATGTCCTTCCTGGAAAAAACATCTAATTTATAACCTGataattgtgcttttattaaTGGGGCCTTGGTGATTATGTGCTTTGCTGTGTTCAGTGTAAAGGAGTCCAGCACTGCGATGGTGGTGGCCCGTGTTTTCATGCTGTGGAGTGGAGCTTCTTTAgactgtctgcagggggagaaTTGTCCCCCTCTTCTTAGAGGTGCAGTTCGGGGGGGTGCCACTCTGCCCAGACGCTTGCTGGAGCATGTCTATGCCCACTGGGACCACCCTCTGGATGGTGTAAGGCACCAAACACGATCCCTCTTCCGGAACCTTCTCCTGCTCCACCAGGCCTCTATGGATCCTCCTGCAGATTCCTCCACTGACCCCTACATCACCAGTCTCGCTTGTAGCCTTCTTGAACTGGAGTGGCATATGCGGGGGAAGTATGGCTCTCTGGCGTGTCTTGTTGAGCAGCTTGGTGCTCAGTACCTCCTAGCGCTGGATGCGGGACTGCCATCACGACTGCTAGGCCTCATGGGAGATCAGACCCTGGCACCATATGCTGGTGAGCTGCTGGAGAAGCTGTTTGTGAGCCATAAGACCCAGCTGAGTGCAGGTGAGGGAACCGAGGAACGTTGGATGGAGACGTGGCATCAGACGTGGGTGCGCCCCCTGATGGAGGTGCTGTGTCAGGCCAAGCTGGAACAGACCACCTATATCATGGACTACTTCCTGCCTAGACTACTGCGTTGCAATCCAGCCAGCCTGGGCCACATGGTGAGAGCATTGCAGGAAAAGGCCAGCTGTGCTGAAGGTGAAGACAtttggatacacacacacatttcatgaaaataaactaaatacaACCAAATTAAATGGTCCATcgaatacatgaaaaaaaacatgcattaatattgtttttgtctAGATATTTCTTGCCTAAATGAGAGAAATTacttctgtacatttatttgaagTGACAAGACTCCTTAAGGCTACTTACCCCTGACCTTTTAAAGCCCTTCTGGTGAAAATACTGGACTTCACAGGTATTTTACACACTTcctttttggggggggggtttggggtCTAGGGGCACAAGGCAGTCGTGGAACAGTAGGGGCTCTGATGACGTGCATGCGGGCAGCACGTGCCCAGGGGGTCCTTCAGCCAATGGAGGAGAGTCTGTGGGCGCTGGTGCCACTTCCTCTGCTCCGGCATGCGCTGGTGCACAAACACGACCAGGTGGGAATGCTGGTGCCAGGGTGAAGCAGGACGAACTCGACCTCTGAAACTGTGATTCAGTGTGTTTGACCTCaatgtatatctgtgtgtgtgttcaggtacGTATGGACACTCTGGGCTTGGTGTGTGAGAGCCACCGGAGCACAGAGACAGTCTCCTGGCAGGAAATGGATCTGACTCGACACTTCCTGCCCAGAAACCTCAACAGCCAATCTCCAGGTGTCCGGCAGCAGACTGTTGGCCTTCTAAAGAaggtgtggaaaaaaatctaatctctATTGAATCAGTTAGTAGCTGCAATCTGATTGaatggtttgtctctgtgtgtagcTGTTGTGTAGGTTAAAGGATAGTGCTCAGCTGCTGCAGAAGAGAGTGGGACAGGAGAGGGACCTGGGGCAGAGAGATAGAGACCAACAAACACTGCACATGTATAAGGTACAGTCCTTTCGTGacaggaaaatgtgtgtgtgcgcgcgcgtagGTCCATTTTTGGAAATATAATTTCTGTCCTATGAATTGTCTCTGCTTCTTAGATCATTTTGAGGACCTCatgctctttgtgtgtgttttaggagTTCCTCTGGTGGTTTTCTGAAACATTGTTCCAGGCCCTTGTGCCGGGTTCTGCCTTTTCTACATGCCTGTTGGCCCTGCAACTCTTGGTCCTGGTTTCGGACCTCTTCACATTCTCTACCGGTACCAGAGCTGTTTGCTTTTTTCATTGCAGATGGTGACTGACCACATGTGAATATTCTGTCTGCCAATATTTGGTGCTTTAGCAACTGaatatacataaacataaatgtGTCAGGGTTGATGTCCTAGTTTTGTTGAACTAAATACCCAGCAAGGATTATGTAGAACACAGAACTTGAAATGTATCAAGGTTTAAAATGTGTtgagtctgttttttttgtcttgtgtcaGCTCCAGACCTCTTTGTGCTGGGTGAGCATGTGAGTGAGGATCATGCCGAGGCTGTTCTGCATTGTCTGACCAGTAACTTCCTGGAAGTGAAGCAGCTGGCCTCCACCCTGCTCAGGAGACTCCCTACTCCTGTTGTCCATCTGCGGGTGAGACTAGTGCTCAGTGgaatgtgtggtgtgtgtgtgtgtgtgtgtgtttttgtgtgaggGGAGAATGTCCAAGTTTGCACGTAATGAACAtgatttttgttcttctttggACTTTTATATTTGCAGTAATGTGTCGTCATGAGTGCAAATGGACAAATGCCATTTAATTTCAGAGAGAAGTGCATTTGCTCTTAAAAATAGTTCATCCTGTGAGTCATGAACATTTTAGGTCTTGATTTGTGAAACCAAAATCCCAGATTTTTCTGATATTTAGGCTAATTGCTTCAGAAatttataattattgttttcaatctgaaatgaaaaatacgGGAAGTGGAGAGACACACCTGACAGAAGGACATAAGGGAAGTAGGAGGGGTGAAAGGAAGATTTAACTATGAAACATTCAGTTGGAAAGCCAGGAAGGTGGTTCTTAAATGATCTGCCTCTGTGAGAATATGTCCTGGCTTTGTCAACACAGGATTCGGACCGGCTGCAGTCCCTCCTCAAGGTGGCCCTCGACCTCAGCACCAGCACCAGGCCATTTGACAGTGTGACTGCAGCCCACATATTAAACCTGCTGCTGCACCAGCCACACTTCCAGAAGGCTTTACTACACTGCATCCCATTCCAGCTGCTTCCGACCAGAGATCCACAGGCTTCTGATGAGCCTTCCGCACTGGAAATGAATACCCTTGCATGTAGGCATTCACACAAAGTAGCGTTCTTGTAAAGTTTTAATTTAATAGCGAGCATATTTTGCTTCTGCCTGAGTGCTGAAGCAGTGTTAAATCTGCAAGTGTTAAATCTACATTGGGTTGCCTTTATGATTTGTGTTTCAGTGGTCCAGGTTCTGATGAAGTGTTTGAGGGATGAGGTGATTAAGGCTGAGTTGTCACTTCTGCAGGCTGCAGCTGCATGTCCCCTATATGGCCGATTACACTGCATCACAGTAGCCCTACAGCAGCTGGATACACAgtcggtacacacacacacacacacacacacacactctctctctctcactctatGCATTTCTGAATGAATGACGTGTTGGTTTATTATGTGCAGGTCCCTGGTCCTGACCAGTCAGTGGCAGGGTGTGGTATCAGAGCTGATCCCTGTGTGCTACAGGATGTCTGATGTGGTGGCACCAGTGGTGCAGAGCTCCTCCCCCGAGGGACTCATCCCTATGGATGCTGActctggtgtgtgtttgggatgaTTATAGTAGGGTTCCTATGGTCATTaattcatggaatttgaaaagagatttTTCCATGCCTTGAtttttttggaatatgaaatgaaGATATAAAGTTCTAGAACAGTActtctgattgacacatgaatgtataatgaagtaccAAGTTCCCGTTTCTATGTTTACAACTACAGCGTTTAAAACTAGTGCAGGTGTACAGTATCTTTGATGGCTTTATGTAATGAACCACATCACATTGCTTTCTTTTTAGTCATTTAAATTATAGCTAATGATCTATACCGGAAGTGacctgaaagtgaaatgattgtcattgtgaaacacactcacacacacacacacacacacacacacacacacacagcacacggtgcacacaacgaaatgtaaaccatcaccctgagtgagcagtgggcagccatgacaggtgcccggggagcagtgtgtggagacattactttactcagtgtcaccttggtggatcgggattcgaaccggcaacctcctgattactgggctgcttccttaaccactaggccaccacagcccctggGGTCCATTGATGGGGTCTATTTTACTTGCACGAACTTGGAAGAAGAAACACTGtcgtttaagttaagcttttcagggttgtcataagtttAGTTTACCAATATTTTGCcaagatttactttttttttccccccacacatttgcacagaaattttaGAGCATGTatagtcatgaaaatttgacttaAAGGacttgaaaagtcatggaaatgtattagtaaaaatgtgtaagaaccctgtaaTAGTCAAACAGTGTATGTTTGCACAAACCACATTTTCTCATTACAGATATGTCCGCAGCACTGCAACATATCCTTCACGAGATTCAGCCACGCCACACCAATGACTTCTTCACTAGTGCATGGCGACTGGACACAAACACAGTTAAAGTGGATCAACAGTCTggcccaacacacacaggggAGAGAAGAGGTAAGATCCCATTAATACAATATACCCacttttatcattattaaacGTGAACAGTATTTTTCTAATCTATacataaacataataaacagTAAGATGCAGGTGAATGTAATACTGACTCTGCTCTGGTGGGGTCAGTGTTTCTCAATTCCTGCAGAGGATATTGGGAGAGGTTTCAGCTGGTCTGGTTATTTCTATATTTGTAATGGTATTATtctgggtgtgtggtgtgtgtgtcttataGGGGGTGAACGGTACCGAGTCACTGCTCAGATGGTTTTGGTGTGTTGTTGGCGGAGCATGAAGGAAGTGTGCATGTTGCTGGGAGAGGTGTGTCAGAGTTTCCCTTTACACTCTCCCACCAAAAATGGGCTCATCACAGAGGAGCAGGTGAgtaacatacagacacacacattatgtCTCAGAGCGTGTGTGTTCCTTGGTCCACATGTTGTGAGTCACTGCTTGTTATGAGCAGACAATTATCAGTCTGGtgtatttactgtgtgtgtgtgtgtgtgtgtgtgtgtgtgtgtgtgtgtgtgtgtgtaagacagagACCCCTTGCTGCGGTAGTCTTCAATTAGCATCCACCCTTGTTAACAGGAGAGGCTTTCATTTTAGAATAGCCCACTGTTTAACAAGACTTCTGCCTTCATTCTCTCTGCATTCTTTCCAAATCACTTCCTCCCATTTTCTTCAGaaagcatgaacacacacacccacccactcatgCCCCCTCCAGCTTGTTAGCCACAACGTAGTACTCagattttatgtgtgtgtattcatgttttcatttatgatATGTGTGATTTAGTGTAAAACTGtgtaaaatatgactaaaaaactgttacatttacatcatttacgagacgcccttatccagagcgacactgtggccttctggttcagtAGGCATATACAGTAAGGGCCAAATCAATGATGCCTTctcactatgaatgaacacatgtggagttaacaaaaaaaggtgtaaTAACTAGAATATaatacatgttttatgttctagtttcttcaaaatagccaccctttgctctgattactgctttgcacacacttggcattctctcgatgagcttcaataggtcgtcacctgaaatggtttttacTTCACTTGGATTTCACCCTAccttatcagggttaattagtggaatttcttgctttatcaatggggtCGGGActatcagttgtgttgtgcagaggtcaggttactacacagcccTATTgaacaactgttaaaatttatattatggcaagaaccaatcagctaattaaagaaaaacgagtggccatcattactttaagaaatgaagtGGAGTCGCAAAAACATTCAAGCGCTACAACGAAACTGGCACAAATGAGGaccgacccaggaaaggaaaacaaagagtaacctctgcttctgaagacaagttcatccgagtcaccagcctcagaaatcaCAAATTATCAGCCGCTCAgcagagaccagataaatgcctagttctagcagcagacccatctcttGAACAACTGGTAAGAGGAGACTGCGcgaatcaggccttcatggtcaaatagctgccagcAAACCAATGCTAAGGAGgggcaacaagcagaagagatttgtttgggccaagaaatacAAGGGATGGACATTAGACCAgaggaaatctgtgctttggtctgatgagtccaaatttgagatctttggttccaaccGCAGTGTCTTTGTGAAACGCAGAAAAGGTGAATGGATGAATTCCACATGGCTGGTGAagaatggaggaggaggtgtgattgtgtgggggtgttttgctgttggggatttattcaaGATTGAAGGCACACATAACCAGCATGGCAACCAAAGCATCCTGCAGAGACATGCCGTCCCATCCGGTTTGCTTTTAGTTggacgatcatttatttttcaaaaggacaatgaccccaaacacacctccaggctgtgtaaggctatttgaccaagaaggagagtgatggagtgctgcggcagatgacctggcctccacagtcactggacctgaacccaatcgagatggtttggggtgagctggactgcagagtgaaggccaacaagtgctaaacacctctgagaaatgttggaaaaccatttcacgtgacgacatcttgaagctcatcgagagaatgccaagagtgtgcaaagcagttatcagagcaaagggtggctattttgaagagcTATGTattgttaaatgaaaatgaaaaggtcCAAACATACCACAATCTTTGTCATTGTAATCCATAGCCATACAACAGCATATATCAGAATATCAGTCATATTATTAGCCATATGATGTCTATAATGAGGTGGGTATATTCTGATACTGACATGTTCAGAACTCCTTGGGATGTCTgcattcttgtgtgtgtgtgtgtgtgtgggtgtatgtgtcaAACAGCAAGAGTTTTATGACTTTTGTTGTGTCTGTTTGggctgtgtgtatatatttattttaaagcgTTTACTGATTCCTTCCTGAATGTCCTGTTTAGAGTCGCCTCGGCTCTGTGTCAGATGTTTCTCTTCTCCTGGGTTACCCAGGCACGCTGAAGGAAATGATTCCACCTCCCATGTGTCAGGGATGAGAGTGTCAGGCTTGGAGCCCCTTAGCGTTGTGCAGGTGGAGGGTTGTATGGTCTTGGGACAGGGTCATGGTGCAAGCTGCCAGTTTCATTGTGACCGAACACCAAAGAGAGCTGTGGCTTGGTGGAGGGTTTGAGCCACACTCCTCTCACATGTTTGCTTAAGCTGGAGCTGAATACGATTGATCTGTCTGGTTTTTGTGGGATTATTCAgaggcttctctctctctctctctctctctctctctctctctctctcactcactcactcactcactcactcactcactcactcactcactcactcactcactcactcactcactcactcactcactcactcactcactcactcactcactcacactcacacacacacacacacacacacacacacactcgaattAGGTTTATTATTTCCCTTTTGTGTGAGATAGGGGGCAGCCACAAA
Above is a genomic segment from Denticeps clupeoides chromosome 8, fDenClu1.1, whole genome shotgun sequence containing:
- the thada gene encoding thyroid adenoma-associated protein isoform X2 — translated: MVVKKKTAKIEAVILDSAKLESVRTSLTADGDAEVQQLAQTVLESLSLSDPVQQIQLVKKAGGMLEKLPEEYSPPEPLLLACLDTLSMIYTSLQAKNALKRAIGSALGSVPTWLQEQTSVCLSSCLSDCLGSSSSECYAHITDTITSCLDVLPVGERCIQCLFIEVLQFFQKVLCEYLQLNRGLSGQHVAQAQLMHECLAAVKASMLVMQRSQKHIYDSLQSNLQQTLSGLLDCYTCILTNEEFVQAVQSTAGMAVVLLIRSVLANEEAAAVQVSRLLRCSVEEDDCAPLWLSHSCAVLLQTGRLPTSALYLCHGALAMLSWRGRTVGHDCEELLLLIPEVLLSLDTSVKESSTAMVVARVFMLWSGASLDCLQGENCPPLLRGAVRGGATLPRRLLEHVYAHWDHPLDGVRHQTRSLFRNLLLLHQASMDPPADSSTDPYITSLACSLLELEWHMRGKYGSLACLVEQLGAQYLLALDAGLPSRLLGLMGDQTLAPYAGELLEKLFVSHKTQLSAGEGTEERWMETWHQTWVRPLMEVLCQAKLEQTTYIMDYFLPRLLRCNPASLGHMVRALQEKASCAEGAQGSRGTVGALMTCMRAARAQGVLQPMEESLWALVPLPLLRHALVHKHDQVRMDTLGLVCESHRSTETVSWQEMDLTRHFLPRNLNSQSPGVRQQTVGLLKKLLCRLKDSAQLLQKRVGQERDLGQRDRDQQTLHMYKEFLWWFSETLFQALVPGSAFSTCLLALQLLVLVSDLFTFSTAPDLFVLGEHVSEDHAEAVLHCLTSNFLEVKQLASTLLRRLPTPVVHLRDSDRLQSLLKVALDLSTSTRPFDSVTAAHILNLLLHQPHFQKALLHCIPFQLLPTRDPQASDEPSALEMNTLALVQVLMKCLRDEVIKAELSLLQAAAACPLYGRLHCITVALQQLDTQSLVLTSQWQGVVSELIPVCYRMSDVVAPVVQSSSPEGLIPMDADSDMSAALQHILHEIQPRHTNDFFTSAWRLDTNTVKVDQQSGPTHTGERRGGERYRVTAQMVLVCCWRSMKEVCMLLGEVCQSFPLHSPTKNGLITEEQVEGVGQYFREQLLQSRHRGAFELAYVGFVGLTDMLCRSGSQKLQQLPSHWLREVLGEVRSSDRSSKLCATRRSAGIPFYIQALVSSEPKSSSRSLLKMTMKELTALAMQTDNMDGDGGAVPQVHALNILRALYRDTRLGENIIPFVAEGLQAAVLGFTSPIWAVRNSSTLLFSTLITRIFGVKKGRDEHSKKNRMTGREFFTRFPALYPFLLTQLEEAVGSVNSDSGEVKLHPSLFLLLLVLGRLYPSPMDGSASPLCLAAFVPFIIRCGRSAVYRTREMAARALVPFVQVPLVPATIQTLLEGLPLHPGPGAQQNHIHGTLLQVLFLLRSYQPDALKPQLQSKIISSLLQRLWLASRQNPCLVTRAVFLDLLVCVCGPSTFSGEDSALDELRQKTLALLMDTELVAASPPPDPGSVQYLRSLARVGVRVGMAGPQAAFLACLLRCPVYEVRELALDEALRRLQRAEQEGHGRGGAASSFELDLRAVIGLTMRDTHPQCLAKALQILSIVPLRSLLPWSDGEVTLSDLDALQHNLKLAQIHTHSVELFCASLRLCSRLVVHLAENQQDLSPAAVAHLGLWAALVKQSCGEEQPTEVKLMAAEVLVRVTKSLLTSTGLPLGLPHTLELWQSLFTLLQDEEQDVRARASDYVCSVPADLLNHLHKDFLHTPNLNNEYCSRIQSYDQ